The genomic stretch GGTCGTTGGAGCTTCCGCCGCggccaacctggccgcccccgtgCCCGTTGGAGCCGCGCCCCGACACCATCGCTCGTCGGCGGGAGGAGGGGAGGCTGGATCTATGCACGCGCGTCACTGTTTGCTCGCGGCGGGAGCAGGATTTGTCGTCGGCGGGAggccgggaggcggaggagcggatggGATTTGGACCCCATTAGCCTCTCCGACCGCCATATACACGGGCATTTCACGGTTTTAATTTGGGCTGCGGTCTGGATCCATTTTCCAGGCCATACCACCGATGTGGTGTCTGATCTGTCCAAAAAATGGACCAAAAACCCCATATCAGCCCAAAGTAGCGTTTCGGGGCCGATATGGGTCTTGCATATATCATATGGTGTTTCACTAGGAGCATGGAATTGCTGCCAGCTTGTCTGTTGCATTTCATACTCCATTCATTCTCATGACCAACTCATCACTCATAGAAAACATAACAAATCAAAATAATCCTCTAGTGTGGTTTATCATTCACCGTGTATATCTTGCGAGCGTTGCCTAATCTGTAATGTGAAGTCATGCTCAATCGTTGCCCTTGGATGAATGTTGGCGGGTTCTTGCCTATTGTCGACTTGGGTTACTTAGTACCTTGTCGAAACATTTGAGGTCAGACTAGCTATTGATCTATTGATTGATCGCCGTGTTGTGGCGGTGCAGGTGTGTGTGCTGCCAGCCAGCCGTGGAGCGCGTGCATGCAGGTGGATGCGGCAAAGGATGATGACATGGTACAGCTCCATTTGCCGGCTCGCTATGGCGGCGCGGCTGCTGTGCTGGTCGCGGCGGGAACGGTTCGGATCCTCCTGCTGTGATGTTCATCGGCCGTTAGTAGGGAGTAGTAGCCGGATGGATTGTGGCAGCGTCGATCGTATTTGCTGCTGTGAGTAAGTCAAGGTCGAGCACTCGAGCTGATGAGGAgctgttgttgtaatatatagcaGTGTAGTAGTTGTGATGCTGCTCCTGGGAGTTGCATCGTTTTAATTCTTTAAAGCTTGCATGTCGTTCTTGTGATCACACTAGCTATTGATCGATCTGTGGCTGGGTTTTGCACACACTTTTTATTGTCCATTCATTGGCTATTAGATCTGTGGCATGAATGTCCAGGAAATACAGGGGTTATGCCAAAAATTTAAATTTCTAAATTTACCTTTAGTTACTTGATTAATTAGCTTAACTGCTAGGTTAGCTCAGTGGTTTTGTTGGTGAGCTAATAAAAAGAAGATATCGAGTTAGCTAGTATGCTTTTGGAGCTGATTAATCAACTGAGTGTTGTTGCGTGATCGTGGGGGCCTGATCGACTTGACCGAATCGAGTCGTCCGTCGGTTTCCCGACGAAGCAAAGGACCCCTATGACCACCAGTTCAAACTtcaaagaaaaaaatattttgctAGCCAGCCTATCGAAACTACACCATGCACAAAAGCGGGAAAAGGTTAAATTGTTTGAACAAAAGCGTTAAATTTCATGCATGGCATGTAGATATATTTTGAAGTTTGCTCATCCTGATAATCTATTATGAAGATATGAtagagaagtggaggaagacatAATCAAAAACCATCATGTACTACTTTACTAGATATGGCACGGAGGACGTCACATCCACCACTGCTTTTTTTAACACACATCCACCACTATATAGCATGCATGGTTGTTTTGAGCACTTTCGTATATATCGGCAAGAGCCGGCGAGTGCCCGAGTTGCGGAGTAAAATCCAAACCAAGATGAGGGATTTGGGCTTGCTACACTTACCAGATGCGTGGCAGTGAAATGTTTTCCTTTTGGTtggcagaaaaaaaaaactactttTGTATATTAGCTAGCCTAGAAAGTCCTCACCTAGCAGGAGCCAATTTGAGTTCAAGTATTCATCTGCGTACGACGCGGTTTAGTGGTGCCTAACCAAAATAAACTAACAAAAATAGTACCGGATGTGAGGTTAAAGCCACGAACACGTGCCATAAGTGCAGCCGTCTGCGAAGAGACAAAAAACCATGCATGAACGCCTCACATGCATGGAAACAAAAAGAAATCAACACTTGTGCCAAGAGGTAACACTAGCAGACAAGGCACATGCACAAGATGAACAGCGGATGCATGGATGATTGATTTCTTCAGAAAAGATGGGCCGGACCAGTATATATGGAGGGAACTGAAGCCCAACATAAGAATTCAGAGGATTGTATGCCTATGACCaaactttagtcccacattgctaaggGAAGAGGGTTTGGAGCAACTTATAAGGAGTGCTCTTGGTGACATGTAAAATGGTAGATGCACACATAGGGTTGGACCACACACTgcatagcgcgtgcgctcgcgtgaatattcgcgacttaagactttggacgcTTGGCGACGGCGACGCTAGCTATCAAACTACTTTTTTTTTCGTGCTAAAAAGGTTTTCTTTGTTAGGAGCTTAATATATATGATATCAATTCATTTGATCCTGAACTGGCAACGACCCTTATGGAGTTTAAAGCACTTACTTGTCAAAGGAAATACTTAGAATCATGTTCGACAAAGGAATGCCGAGCCCATCTGATTTGTCTTATCGAGGTTGTACAATTGAGGATCTTGCTATTGACTTCACTTGTCCCTGGGTATCCAGAGTATGTGCTTTCTACGGAGAGTAGCTCAGATAATGTAAGTGATATGACCATGCACTTTCCGTGTCCAGCTTGTCAGTGATTAAAGTATTCCCTTAATTCTTTGCGCTTTTTCTAGGTAACCGCTGAGAATTTGGAAGAATATGTTTCTTTTGTTGTCGAGGCAACAGATTAAAAATGGAATCTCAAGACAAGCTGGAAGCTTTTAAGTCAGGATTTAGTCGGGTGTCTTTGTCTAATGCTTCTTTGCTCTCATTTCTGTAACTAATGACAGCTTTTCAATTACCCTCTGTTCAGTTTTCTCCTTTGTCGGTTAGGATGTATTTAGGTGTTAGTGTGCTTTCCGTTCTTTGATTTGTAACTCGTGAGCCTTAACTGAGGCATATAGGGTGACATGAGGTTGATGTTCATTTCTCATTTTAGATTTTTCACTCTCCTCTGGTATGTATGTGCTTGTTACTGTTCACGCATTGAAAAATGATTTTGTTGGGTATTGCAGGTATTTCCACTAAGCACACTTCAGGTATTCTCGGAGGATGAGTCTGGAGAGATTACTCTGTGGAGAACAAGACAATTGGGATGTATGTGACTTGTCTTTTGTTGGATTTTGTTGATTTTTTTCTTACCATACCATTTTCCTTATTGATGCCCTCGCTTTTGAACGAGTTTGTGAAACTTGTTGATCACATAAAATTTGATCATGGCTACACCTCCGAGCAGCCCTGCGAGTCATCAATGTAAGTCTGTACTAGATACATACTTGAAGTTCGATTCTACGAGAAAAAAAATTATCGAGTACCATAACAAGATACCTCAATACCGTGCGGTTGTTAGAGATCATACAAGAGTTTGGATGCCATGAGCGCGAGCTTTCTTGCAATTTATAACGGGTTCACCTCGACTCCCTCCGGGTGGTTTAGCTGCACTCGAATCCTAATTTGACGGTTGTCCGGAAGGTCTGTTTTCCATGTAAAGCTACCTCTCTTGTCTATCAGTTCATCGTTACTATATCTGCTAACATTGTGTTATACAATCTACGAGCATAGCAACAACGATGCTGAGGATGACCTGCCGAGTGTGATGACTTGCGCTAACTATCTCAAGTTACACTGCCTACTGTTCGAAGGTCTGAACTTAGCTAGCTTACTTTACGAGCTATATTAATTTCTTCTATTCTGCCTATCACTTTTTGTAGTTGAGAATTGATTTATTAGACTGATGTAACACTTGAGGTAAATGACAGGTATTATCGAATATATGAAGTATGAACCACTAATTTCTTAAGTCGGGCATGACGAAGTTGGTAATGCTGACATTCCGAACATAAAATTTGATCACATAAATTTTTATCATGGCTACACTTCAGTATGTATTATTTTGTAGAGATTATTTCGGCCATGATGATTACTGCGGCGATGATTTCTGCTATCCAAACTCTGCTAGATTAATGTACATATACTCCACCTACCATTTCTTATACTCCCTcctatccataataagtgtcggggaTTTAGTACAGTTCTTATTATGGACCGGTGGGAGGAGTTAAGATTATATTTGTGGACTGATGCAGCAATTAAGATTGATGACACtatgaaatactccctccgtttctgaaatagtctacattctagctccaaaatttgttctgaaatactctacattctagcttttagtcaacaataacactgaaaacgaagtggtcttgctctctttattggttgttgttattttcaatgtacatttgattggttgctcacatatccaagtagtactaataaatgcaatactatTTTGTCtcttttttctagaatgtagactaaatcagaacggagggagtatgaagtaTGCACCACTAATTGCTTAAGCAAGGCACATTGATGGCAACTGGCATTCTGAACACACTATTGTGGGCATGATGATTTTGCAGTGATTAGTTCCTGCTACTGCATGTTTGTATTTCCTGAGATGAATACTGGTTATTTGCACTAACACCAAGCCTTTGTGTCCTTGACCTTCAGGAAAGGATGAGGGAGAAGCTGCTGTACGCAATTACGGAAGTCCAGGGATCCTTCCACCTATCTTGATTGGAAACCAGTAGCAACGCTAGCTACACGCAGTAGAAGTttgtgcacattctcttttgtttactccatgttaTGTCtagtcgatgagttatgcatgactgtgcatgtaacgTGTCCGTAGGTTCCACTAGATTCTGCTAATAATTCAATTTGACAACTCCAGAGTTGaagtcatggactctctgaatatggacccAAAATATTGGTCCGACATAAGATTGATGCTGCAAaattaattattttcaatcatttgcgcactatatcggcctctttcgttcatttcctaatatcaagtaactaataactcccttgttcatttaatttctttGCCCTGCAGAGTTTGGAAACGGTTCAAAGATAAAATAACCGGTGAATTCAAAGATCAGTTAACATTTTGAAGGTTAGCTAATGTTccaactcagccaccggggaccaatctatgtggatactatgtttgtgagttcatccggggaCTCACCTTTGAGCGGAGGCCTAAGGATATCAACTTGCGGAGGAATGACTTGCGGAAGAAGCTTAATCTGAAgcccgcttccgaccaattcaagaggaattagcaggatttttgatgagggacGTCCTCCATCCTAATGGACAAAGAACGAAGAACTTCTAATGCCGTAAATTGTATATGAAAACTAGTTtgaagttgtatatggtcacgcgagattgaatattatatatattcctcttgaatttttcttgtttaaaatttcaaacttgtttgaaattgtatataTTCATTGGCATCAACGTGTAACGTGTATATACTaacgtagaatatgtgtactgatacgtctcaaacgtatctataatttcttatgttccatgctacttttatgatgatactcacatgttttatacacattatatgtcattattatgcattttccggcactaacctattgacgagatgccgaagagccagttgttgttttctgctgtttttggtttcagaaatcctagtaaggaaatattctcggaattggacgaaatcaacgaccaggatcctatttttccacgaagcttccagaagaccgagggagatacgaagtggggccacgaggcgacgccacactagggcggcgcggccaggcttgggcccgcgcggccctagcgtgtgggtccctcgtgacgccccctgacctgcccttccgcctacttaaagcattcgtcgcgaaacccccagtaccgagagccacgatacggaaaaccttactgcccTAGAGGTTTTGAACATCTGAGAATTACTTCATATATATCCGTTGATACTAGAAAAAAATTCATTCTAAACCCACAGCATATCCCGGTTCACACTTCCAGGTTTTTGTGTCCTAGGACTGAAATGGCTCCTTTTCAGGGTATCACCAGGGAAAATCAAAATTCTCCTGTAGAACCTTGCGCAAAGAAAGTGTCCTCATCCTCTGGTGAGTACATGCAGTATAGATTTGACTTTATTACTAGCTGATATTCTCTGATTTGTCTCTTCTAGTAACCTCAATACCATAATGAATGTGCAGCTGGGGGTCAACCAGAAAGAAACAAGGTGATCGGGACTGATCGCGCTGTGCAACCAAAACTGGCATTtagcctgaaaggaaaagagcttGACCGATCTGTTACTCTTTATCAATCAATCCTGCAAGATCAGATCAACGTGGGAGCTGATGTAATTTTGGACACCCAGTTTTGGCACAGTGTGCATGATGTAACATTTCGAATGGCTGCGACAAATCCAGAAAAAGATGATTGTCCTGATTCGTCTAATGCACCAATATCAACAAATGACAGTAAAACAGGGTTGATGTGGCAGGCACTCCCTTCCTTCAGCAGCTTGTTGCTTGGCAAGATTTCATGCAAAATTGATAGGTCAAGTCCATCATATGACATATTGTTTATGCTAAAAGTCTTAGAAGGATTAAACCGATTCTCATTTCACCTCGTGTCTAATGAGAGAAACCATGCTTTTGCTCAAGGAAGGATAACTAACCTTGATGATCTGAAGCCTTCTGTTTCTTCAGTTCCACTGCAGGAGTTTGTTAGTGCAAAATTGACAGATAAACTGGAGCAACAGATGCATGATCCCTTGGTTTCAAGGTCTCGCTGTCTGCCTTTATGGTGCGCTGAACTGATGTCCACATGccctttcttattttcttttgaggCACGATGGAAGTATTTCCAGCTGACAGCATTTGGTTCTTCATCAATACAACATGGGCACATGAGGGATACAAGTGGAAACAATATAGCAACGGAAAGAAGCCCGTCCTTTTCACGGAAAAAGTTCAAAGTTGATCGCAACGATATACTGGTTTCAGCAGCAAAAGTGATGCGTTCCTATGCTCGGAGTAATGCACTGCTTGAAGTAGAATATGAAGAAGAAGTAGGCACAGGTTTGGGTCCTACAATGGAATTCTATACATTGATAAGTCATGAGTTTCAGAAGTCTGGGTTAGGCATGTGGAGGGGGGAGCTTCCTTGTGAAGCTCGCACCGACAAAACTCACATTGGTCCCCGAACTGTGGTCGCGCCTAATGGACTATTTCCTCGACCCTGGTCTGCTTCTGTAGAACTTCCTTCGGAAGTAAAAAATAGATTTCACCTCCTTGGTTTGGTTCTCGCAAAGGCAATTAAAGATGGCAGAATTCTTGACATTCCATTCTCCAAAGCATTTTACAAGCTTATCCTAGGACAGGTAATTTGATATTTCATTGTTGAAATATATATCATGTTTGTTATGCTTTCTACTTTTGCTAGTTAACCTAATAAGGTTTTCTTTGTTAGGAGCTTAATATATATGATATCAATTCATTTGATCCTGAACTGGCAACGACCCTTATGGAGTTTAAAGCACTTACTTGTCAAAGGAAATACTTAGAATCATGTTCGACAAAGGAATGCCAGAGCCCATCTGATTTCTCTTATCGAGGTTGTACAATTGAGGATCTTGCTATTGACTTCACTGTCCCTGGGTATCCAGAGTATGTGCTTTCTCTGGAGAGTAGCTCAGATAATGTAAGTGATATGACCATGCAGTTTCCGTGTCCAGCTTCTCAGCAGATTAAAGTATTCCCTTAATTCTTTGCGCTTTTTTCAGGTAACCGCTGAGAATTTGGAAGAATATGTTTCTTTTGTTGTCGAGGCAACAGTTAAAAATGGAATCTCAAGACAACTGGAAGCTTTCAAGTCAGGATTTAGTCAGGTATGCTGTCTAATGCTGCTGCTCTCATTTCTGTAACTAATGACATCTTTTCAATTACCCTCTGTTCAGTTTTCTCCTTTGTCGGTTAGGATGTATTTAGGTGTTAGTGTGCTTTCCGTTCTTTGATTTGTAACTCGTGAGCCTTAACTGAGGCATATAGGGTGACATGAGCTTGATGTTCATTCTCAGTTTAGATTTTTCACTCTCCTCGGCATGTATGCATGTGCTTGTTACTGTTCACGCATTGAAAAATGATTTTGTTGGGTATTGCAGGTATTTCCACTAAGCACACTTCAGGTATTCTCAGAGGATGAGCTGGAGAGATTACTCTGTGGAGAACAAGACAATTGGGATGTATGTGACTGTCTTTTGTTGgattttgttgattttttttcttaCCATACCATTTTCCTTATTGATGCCTTGCTTTTGAACAGTTTGTGAAACTTGTTGATCACATAAAATTTGATCATGGCTACACCTCCAGCAGCCCTGCAGTCATCAATGTAAGTCTGTACTAGATACATACTGAAGTTCGATTCTACGAGAAAAAAATATTATCTGAGTACCATAACAAGATACCTCAATACCGTGCAGTTGTTAGAGATCATACAAGAGTTCGGATGCCATGAGCGCAGAGCTTTCTTGCAATTTATAACGGGTTCACCTCGACTCCCTCCAGGTGGTTTAGCTGCACTGAATCCTAATTTGACAGCTTGTTCGGAAGGTCCGTTTTCCATGTAAAGCTACCTCTCTTGTCTATCAGTTCATCGTTACTATATCTGCTAACATTGTGTTATACAATCTACAGCATAGCAACAACGATGCTGAGGATGACCTGCCGAGTGTGATGACTTGCGCTAACTATCTCAAGTTACCTGCCTACTGTTCGAAGGTCTGAACTTAGCTAGCTTACCTTTCTGAGCTATATTAATTTCTTCTATTCTGCCTATCATTTTTTGTAGTTGAGAATTGATTTATTAGACTGATGTAACACTTGAGGTAAATGACAGTATTATCGAATATATGAAGTATGAACCACTAATTGCTTAAGTCAGGCATGACGAAGTTGGTAGTAACTGACATTATGAACATAAAATTTGATCACATAAATTTTTATCATGGATACACCTCCAGCAGCTCTGCAATCATGGCTACACTTCAGTATGTATTATTTTCTAGAGATTATTTCGGCCATGATGATTCTGCAGCGATGATTTCTGCTATCCAAACTCTGGTAGATTAATGTACTTATACTCCACCTACCATTTCTTATACTCCCTcctatccataataagtgtcggggaTTTAGTACAATTCTtattatggaccggagggaggagTTAAGATTATATTTGTGGACTGATgcagcaattaagataaatgacaCTATCAAATATGAAGTATGCACCACTAATTGCTTAAGCAAGGCACATTGATGGCAATTGGCATTCTGAACACACTATTCTGGGCATGATGATTTTGCAGTGATTAGTTCCTGTTACTGCATGTTTGTATTTCCTGAGATGAATGCTGGTTATTTGCACTAACACCAAGCCTTTGTGTCCTTGACCTTCAGGAAAGGATGAGGGAGAAACTACTGTACGCAATTACGGAAGGCCAGGGATCCTTCCACCTATCTTGATTGGAAACCAGTAGCAACGCGCGCCACACGCAGTAGAAGTTTGTGCGTGCTTTGTAAGTATTATCACGTAGGGGGAAAACATAGCGTAGAAGTGGGAGGCTCGCTGCTTAACTTATGGTGCGTTTCGGCGGAGCTGATGTTAGGAGGGGAAGAAAACAGAGGACGCCCCGCCCGTCCTATCTATCCTTGCTTGTACATAGTGGTAGAACAGGTAGAAGCCTTTAGGCGTGTGTGCTCCCAAGTGGTCTCGCACATGGCGACCGCAATCAACTTACCTCGCTGCTATTTATGTGGTCATATTTTGCTGTACATATACGTGGCCGCAAGTGCTATTGCTATCTACCTATATATATCGTTCTGAGCTGGTGTTCTTAGCACATGACCCCTAATATTTGGGGAAGTACTCCCTTCCGTCACAAACGAGTGTGCTTCTTGGAAAGTACTAGTTTGACTGGTTATTAAAAGACAGCAACATGCCTCcaaattagtatcattagattCATAATAAATTACTCTCTGGGTAAGAAACATTATTACATGTTTATGTAAACTTGGTTAAAGTTGGTTAAAGTTGAATCTCTAAGAAAGCTGGAAGTACACTCGTTTGTGGATGGATGGAGTATGACAACAATCTTGCTTGTGGGTCAAAAAATGCTCCATTTGGTATACTTTGCTTTGAGATTAAATAAAGAATCTTCGGCACATGACACATTGACTGACAACTCTATCTCATTCATTTAGTTCTCAATTCTAGATCTAAAAGAGCCATACAACCTGGGATAATTACCATATTAACAA from Lolium rigidum isolate FL_2022 chromosome 4, APGP_CSIRO_Lrig_0.1, whole genome shotgun sequence encodes the following:
- the LOC124648676 gene encoding E3 ubiquitin-protein ligase UPL4-like, whose amino-acid sequence is MAPFQGITRENQNSPVEPCAKKVSSSSAGGQPERNKVIGTDRAVQPKLAFSLKGKELDRSVTLYQSILQDQINVGADVILDTQFWHSVHDVTFRMAATNPEKDDCPDSSNAPISTNDSKTGLMWQALPSFSSLLLGKISCKIDRSSPSYDILFMLKVLEGLNRFSFHLVSNERNHAFAQGRITNLDDLKPSVSSVPLQEFVSAKLTDKLEQQMHDPLVSRSRCLPLWCAELMSTCPFLFSFEARWKYFQLTAFGSSSIQHGHMRDTSGNNIATERSPSFSRKKFKVDRNDILVSAAKVMRSYARSNALLEVEYEEEVGTGLGPTMEFYTLISHEFQKSGLGMWRGELPCEARTDKTHIGPRTVVAPNGLFPRPWSASVELPSEVKNRFHLLGLVLAKAIKDGRILDIPFSKAFYKLILGQELNIYDINSFDPELATTLMEFKALTCQRKYLESCSTKECQSPSDFSYRGCTIEDLAIDFTVPGYPEYVLSLESSSDNVTAENLEEYVSFVVEATVKNGISRQLEAFKSGFSQVFPLSTLQVFSEDELERLLCGEQDNWDFVKLVDHIKFDHGYTSSSPAVINLLEIIQEFGCHERRAFLQFITGSPRLPPGGLAALNPNLTACSEA